Proteins from one Sphingopyxis terrae subsp. terrae NBRC 15098 genomic window:
- a CDS encoding IS1182 family transposase, which produces MMGERTVMQEALFYSFSLEDHVPADHLLRSIDRFVDLGGLREHLRPYYSETGRPSIDPELMIRMLVVGYCMGIRSERRLCEEVHLNLAYRWFCRLGLEGAVPDHSTFSKNRHGRFRDSDLLRELFEMTVSRCMAEGLVGGEGFAVDASLIRADVYRRRSVPGDEGLPPDVTGRAVREYLEVLDDAAFGGSTPVQPKRIALTDPAARWTAATRERAFYSYSTNYLIDLDHAVIVDVEATTSVRQAEVTAQRRMIDRTQERFGIWPHRLVADAAYGSAANLSWLVEEKGIEPHIPVFEKSGRDDGTFERADFIYDHDDDSYTCPGGNQLRRSNRNFSTPRTGIDKDGSIRYRARQHDCEGCALKPQCTPNAPARKITRSIHEGARDMARDIATTDAYLVSSRERKKVEMLFAHLKRILKLDRLRLRGPNGARDEFHLAAAAQNLRKMAKIFPIQNLATA; this is translated from the coding sequence ATGATGGGCGAGCGGACGGTGATGCAGGAGGCGCTGTTTTACAGCTTCAGCCTCGAGGATCATGTGCCGGCGGACCACCTGCTGCGCTCGATCGACCGGTTCGTGGATCTCGGCGGTCTGCGCGAGCATCTGCGCCCCTATTATAGCGAGACGGGTCGGCCCTCGATCGACCCGGAGCTGATGATCCGGATGCTGGTCGTCGGCTATTGCATGGGCATCCGGTCGGAGCGTCGGCTTTGCGAAGAGGTGCATCTGAACCTCGCCTATCGCTGGTTCTGTCGGCTGGGGCTGGAGGGAGCGGTTCCCGATCACTCGACCTTCTCGAAGAACCGGCATGGCCGCTTCCGCGACAGCGATCTGCTTCGCGAACTCTTCGAGATGACGGTGTCGCGCTGCATGGCGGAAGGCCTGGTGGGCGGCGAAGGCTTCGCCGTCGATGCAAGCCTGATCCGGGCGGATGTCTATCGCCGGCGGTCGGTGCCGGGAGATGAAGGCCTGCCGCCCGATGTGACGGGCCGCGCCGTTCGTGAATATCTGGAGGTGCTGGACGATGCGGCGTTCGGCGGTTCAACGCCTGTGCAGCCGAAGCGGATCGCGCTGACCGATCCTGCCGCCCGCTGGACGGCGGCAACGCGTGAGCGGGCCTTTTACTCTTACAGCACCAATTATCTGATCGACCTCGATCATGCGGTGATCGTGGATGTCGAGGCGACAACGTCGGTTCGGCAGGCCGAAGTGACAGCACAGCGACGAATGATCGACCGGACGCAGGAGCGCTTTGGCATCTGGCCGCATCGGCTTGTAGCGGACGCGGCCTATGGCTCCGCTGCGAACCTGTCTTGGCTGGTGGAAGAGAAAGGCATCGAGCCGCATATCCCGGTGTTCGAAAAATCCGGTCGCGATGACGGCACCTTCGAGCGCGCCGACTTCATCTATGACCATGACGACGACAGTTACACCTGCCCGGGTGGCAACCAGTTGCGGCGGTCCAATCGCAACTTCAGTACGCCGCGGACCGGGATCGATAAAGACGGCTCCATCCGCTACCGCGCGCGTCAGCACGATTGCGAAGGATGTGCCCTAAAACCGCAATGCACGCCCAATGCGCCCGCCCGCAAGATCACGCGTTCGATCCACGAAGGCGCGCGCGACATGGCCCGAGATATTGCGACAACCGACGCCTATCTTGTGTCGAGCAGAGAGCGGAAGAAGGTCGAAATGCTGTTCGCCCACCTCAAGCGCATCCTGAAACTGGACCGCTTGCGCCTGCGCGGTCCCAATGGTGCCCGTGACGAGTTCCACCTCGCCGCCGCAGCCCAAAACCTCCGGAAAATGGCAAAGATCTTCCCGATCCAGAACCTCGCCACCGCCTGA
- a CDS encoding helix-turn-helix transcriptional regulator, which yields MGREEPSFFVEHDFWSDEEIDADPVYRDFFRPRGLGWSAGTGVQVPTGDNIVFSVERAYSDGPVATESVDRLNLLRPHLARSALVSARMQHKRAQGAAEALTAMQLPAFLLRAGGEVVEMSPLGADVSSLVILGAHGRLHLADRQADALLDDALASLTSAPDISARSFAVCDLAGLPRQVAHLIPVRRGAHDVFGDSYALLLLVPVASDRVPSATLLKSLFDLTPSEARVASGIARGQTPEAIAASGSVAISTVRSQIRSVLEKTGSSRQSDLAGLLARIGATAPN from the coding sequence ATGGGCCGTGAGGAACCGTCCTTTTTCGTGGAGCATGATTTCTGGAGCGACGAAGAAATCGATGCCGACCCGGTGTATCGCGACTTTTTCCGTCCGCGCGGACTGGGATGGTCGGCGGGAACCGGGGTCCAGGTGCCGACCGGTGACAATATCGTTTTCAGCGTCGAGCGGGCCTATTCTGACGGTCCCGTGGCCACCGAGAGCGTGGACCGACTCAACCTGCTACGCCCGCACCTGGCGCGCAGCGCGCTCGTCAGTGCTCGTATGCAGCACAAGCGCGCGCAGGGCGCCGCCGAAGCGCTGACCGCGATGCAACTGCCTGCCTTCCTGCTTCGCGCTGGCGGGGAAGTTGTCGAGATGAGCCCGCTAGGCGCCGATGTTTCATCGCTTGTGATATTGGGCGCGCACGGCCGCCTGCACCTGGCGGATAGGCAAGCCGATGCGCTTCTCGACGACGCTCTCGCATCGCTGACCTCGGCGCCCGACATCAGTGCGCGTTCCTTTGCCGTGTGCGACTTAGCGGGATTGCCCCGGCAGGTTGCGCATCTGATCCCGGTCCGGCGCGGCGCGCACGATGTTTTCGGGGATTCATACGCCTTGCTGCTGCTGGTGCCGGTCGCATCGGATCGGGTGCCGTCGGCAACGCTGCTGAAGTCGCTTTTTGACCTGACGCCATCGGAAGCGCGCGTTGCCAGTGGTATCGCCCGCGGCCAAACGCCCGAGGCAATCGCCGCATCGGGCAGCGTCGCCATCAGCACGGTGCGCAGCCAAATTCGCAGTGTGCTCGAGAAAACGGGCAGCTCACGACAGTCCGACCTTGCCGGGCTGCTGGCCCGGATCGGCGCAACCGCCCCGAATTAA
- a CDS encoding tetratricopeptide repeat protein, producing MNEFEGGRSISCDCENRKGAGTELYRRATSFAAWLAAALFVANIIATPASAQTSADPFALHQAGLAAERRGNMTLAIDRFDRACAMKLAPSCTMAGLARLDSAEGGEALLAAARDLAAGCLAGSDFACAKMGVALGKASAHAAGGEGFVAIALLQMGEDCRAAPDGGACHDGAALLRAEERGGADMDAVRRYAAKACAREARSGCLPAAASTRDQSQASRSASTRCRSGRADGCTALLDLLLKVDEQPAVPNALTTLEQACADRVGIACTKLGLYYTQGPVAARDDGAARRFIRAGCDGAVAQACFVFAEMHRQGLGGPVNEARSLALVRHACDLGSAEACETLAAIIENARAPSGCGQDPIALRQRACRLGSYRACGAKAPLSPPPA from the coding sequence ATGAACGAATTCGAGGGGGGACGTTCAATTTCTTGCGATTGCGAAAATAGGAAGGGCGCGGGCACCGAGCTTTATCGACGGGCAACATCATTCGCAGCCTGGCTGGCGGCGGCACTGTTCGTGGCGAACATTATCGCAACCCCGGCGTCCGCGCAGACGTCCGCCGACCCGTTCGCATTGCATCAGGCCGGGCTTGCGGCGGAAAGGCGCGGCAACATGACGCTGGCAATTGACCGCTTCGACCGCGCCTGCGCCATGAAGCTGGCGCCATCTTGCACGATGGCCGGGCTTGCCAGGCTGGACAGTGCGGAAGGCGGCGAAGCCTTGCTGGCCGCCGCGCGCGATCTTGCGGCCGGGTGCCTCGCGGGAAGTGATTTCGCCTGCGCGAAAATGGGGGTGGCGCTAGGGAAAGCCTCCGCTCACGCAGCCGGCGGTGAAGGCTTCGTCGCAATCGCGTTGCTCCAGATGGGCGAAGATTGCCGCGCGGCGCCCGACGGTGGCGCCTGCCACGACGGCGCCGCCTTGCTGCGTGCCGAGGAGCGTGGCGGCGCGGACATGGACGCGGTCCGCCGCTACGCAGCAAAGGCGTGCGCGCGCGAAGCCCGCTCGGGCTGCTTGCCGGCGGCGGCGTCCACGCGTGACCAGAGCCAAGCTTCGCGCAGCGCATCCACCCGTTGCCGCAGCGGCCGCGCCGATGGGTGCACGGCGCTGCTGGATCTCCTTTTGAAAGTCGACGAGCAACCGGCGGTGCCGAATGCGTTGACGACGCTTGAGCAGGCCTGCGCCGATCGCGTCGGTATCGCCTGTACCAAGCTTGGCCTCTATTATACGCAAGGTCCGGTCGCCGCGCGCGACGATGGCGCGGCTCGCCGCTTTATACGCGCAGGCTGCGACGGCGCAGTCGCGCAGGCTTGTTTCGTCTTCGCGGAGATGCACCGGCAAGGCCTCGGCGGCCCCGTCAATGAGGCGCGGTCGCTCGCGCTGGTGCGCCACGCTTGCGACCTTGGCTCGGCCGAGGCGTGCGAAACATTAGCGGCAATCATCGAGAATGCGCGCGCGCCATCAGGCTGCGGGCAGGACCCCATCGCGCTGCGCCAACGTGCTTGCCGGCTTGGCAGCTACCGCGCCTGCGGAGCGAAAGCTCCACTCTCCCCTCCACCGGCTTGA
- a CDS encoding tetratricopeptide repeat protein, whose amino-acid sequence MDALSGLGPEARGAEIHARPSATGNRLGHGASARMMRKLQRPLVALAFAGLFACSSPSAAQSRDGDTTDLTSTCEVGRDAQACLRQAIRLYEGKKQARDDVGARRFAAKACAEGNAEGCNFLAAMLEKAIGGPADRPSAVRNYRRACFEGYANACYNLGQLFYREAASNDEVAEARALFARGCDAHIADSCNNHAVMLKFGEGGPRDLPGARAGFDAACTAGSNEGCTNYGYMLMMGEAGPRDIGRAAALLDAACTAGAANACDNMGVMLMNGMNGPADFGSAGKLLRRACTLGSHSGCFNLGQMLTKGPEHIRDPGAANAAHKEACRLGHKQACTLTTEPRQPGA is encoded by the coding sequence ATGGACGCCCTTTCTGGGCTTGGGCCGGAAGCCCGAGGTGCAGAAATTCACGCTCGGCCAAGTGCGACAGGCAATCGCCTGGGCCACGGTGCCTCGGCCCGAATGATGCGCAAGTTGCAGCGGCCTCTCGTCGCCTTGGCATTCGCCGGCTTGTTTGCCTGCTCCTCGCCGTCGGCGGCACAGTCGCGCGACGGCGATACGACAGATCTGACCTCCACATGCGAAGTCGGTCGAGACGCGCAAGCGTGCCTGCGGCAGGCGATCCGGCTTTATGAGGGCAAGAAGCAGGCCAGGGACGACGTCGGCGCTCGCCGTTTCGCCGCCAAGGCGTGTGCCGAAGGAAATGCCGAGGGCTGCAACTTCCTGGCCGCGATGCTCGAGAAGGCTATTGGCGGCCCCGCCGACCGCCCGTCGGCGGTCCGCAATTATCGCCGGGCGTGCTTCGAGGGATACGCAAACGCCTGCTACAACCTTGGCCAACTCTTCTATCGCGAGGCTGCGAGCAATGATGAGGTGGCGGAAGCCCGCGCCTTGTTCGCGCGGGGGTGCGACGCGCATATCGCCGATTCCTGTAACAATCATGCGGTGATGCTGAAGTTCGGCGAGGGCGGACCGCGCGATCTGCCCGGCGCCCGAGCCGGGTTCGATGCCGCCTGTACGGCGGGCAGCAACGAGGGATGCACCAACTACGGCTACATGCTGATGATGGGCGAAGCAGGCCCAAGGGACATTGGGCGCGCCGCCGCGTTGCTCGACGCAGCCTGCACCGCGGGCGCAGCAAATGCGTGCGACAATATGGGGGTCATGCTGATGAACGGCATGAACGGCCCTGCTGACTTCGGCAGCGCAGGCAAGCTGCTTCGCAGGGCCTGCACGCTGGGCAGCCATAGCGGCTGTTTCAACCTCGGCCAGATGCTGACGAAGGGACCGGAGCATATCCGCGATCCCGGCGCGGCCAACGCCGCGCACAAGGAAGCTTGCCGACTTGGTCACAAGCAAGCCTGCACCCTCACCACTGAACCAAGGCAACCAGGAGCATGA
- a CDS encoding tetratricopeptide repeat protein, with translation MTMSFSSPLRPLVLILAAAAFAAPAFAQSGDPDDLVDSLATESKAELAASEARVNIWFAKADIQALKARADGGSASAQVEFADRIRDDLLGEAWAREKTRQQMLKYYALAMAQNNGLAFARVGEIAESPDYSWKMKRGSRDRSEARSYYEKGAALGNREAVAGYLRIALDPDFCSFCEDKGELKYDFEKLKALKLFDKGPGEHSIAYRTEKTAVLTKAIKFATPVRLRPGDAAAHLLAAKYLTGVQYPWRAGVGITPSQSPAWQSLAGDYLLPRNTAKAIEILTELSMRGDNLASRKLASLYFTGKNDGGGAVLRDFDKYIFYMDRAVTNGSVLAANELGFELLSGRKLPADHARGFEYIAKAALKGYGPAELSAGYALRDGRGVTRNEAQALEMFKRAADHGELDGAVQAAAMYRAGRGTTSGRAEVPNAYAYEKKAEAMRNLTPAMAELVRRGHQDKFD, from the coding sequence ATGACAATGTCTTTTTCTTCACCCCTCCGCCCTTTGGTCCTGATCCTCGCGGCCGCAGCGTTCGCGGCGCCGGCATTCGCCCAAAGCGGCGACCCCGATGATCTGGTGGACAGCCTGGCAACCGAATCCAAGGCGGAACTTGCAGCGTCCGAAGCGCGGGTGAATATTTGGTTCGCCAAGGCGGATATCCAAGCGCTGAAGGCGCGCGCTGACGGGGGCAGCGCATCGGCGCAGGTCGAATTCGCCGACAGGATCCGCGACGACCTGCTCGGCGAAGCCTGGGCGCGCGAAAAGACCCGGCAGCAGATGCTGAAATATTATGCGCTCGCGATGGCGCAGAACAATGGGCTGGCGTTCGCGCGGGTCGGCGAAATTGCGGAATCGCCGGACTATAGCTGGAAAATGAAGCGGGGCTCGCGCGACCGCAGCGAGGCGCGGTCCTACTATGAAAAGGGCGCCGCCCTCGGCAACCGCGAGGCGGTCGCCGGCTATCTCAGAATCGCGCTCGATCCCGATTTTTGTAGCTTCTGCGAAGACAAGGGTGAGCTGAAATATGATTTTGAGAAGCTCAAGGCCTTGAAGCTTTTCGACAAGGGACCGGGCGAACATTCTATCGCCTACCGCACCGAAAAGACCGCAGTACTGACCAAAGCCATCAAATTTGCCACCCCCGTTCGGCTGCGACCGGGGGATGCGGCGGCGCACTTGCTGGCCGCAAAATATCTGACCGGCGTGCAATATCCCTGGCGGGCCGGCGTGGGGATCACGCCGTCGCAATCGCCTGCCTGGCAGTCGCTGGCCGGCGACTATCTGCTACCGCGCAACACGGCAAAGGCGATCGAAATTCTGACCGAACTGTCGATGCGAGGCGACAATCTCGCCAGTCGCAAGCTCGCTTCACTCTATTTCACGGGCAAGAATGACGGAGGCGGCGCGGTGCTACGCGATTTTGACAAATATATCTTCTACATGGACCGCGCGGTGACTAACGGCAGCGTGCTCGCAGCAAACGAACTTGGATTTGAGCTGCTGTCCGGACGCAAGCTCCCCGCCGATCACGCGCGCGGCTTCGAATATATCGCGAAGGCCGCGCTTAAGGGATATGGGCCCGCCGAACTATCCGCCGGCTATGCCCTGCGCGACGGGCGCGGCGTGACCAGGAATGAAGCGCAAGCGCTCGAGATGTTCAAGCGCGCCGCCGATCATGGCGAGCTCGACGGGGCGGTGCAGGCCGCCGCGATGTATCGCGCCGGGCGCGGAACGACAAGCGGCCGA